A genomic segment from Nicotiana tabacum cultivar K326 chromosome 9, ASM71507v2, whole genome shotgun sequence encodes:
- the LOC107793365 gene encoding protein REDUCED CHLOROPLAST COVERAGE 2 isoform X3 yields MKAFTEHNKFGNLPYGFRANTWVVPPFVADNPATFPPLPMEDENWGGNGGGQGRDGKHDHRPWAKEFAILAAMPCKTAEERQIRDRKAFLLHSLFVDVSVLKAVAAIKHLADNSQNGTNHSSSYEERIGDLLISVTKDISDASKKLDNKNDGNQVLSMSAEELAKRNLLKGITADESATVHDTSTLGVVVVRHCGYTAIIKVAAEVNWGPNPIPQDIEIDDQAEGGANALNVNSLRMLLHKSSTPQSSSQVHKLHGADVEDVVAAKPLVRQVLSESLHKLQEEESKQVKSIRWELGACWVQHLQNQASTKAEAKKTNEAKVEPAVKGLGKHGGLLKDIKKKSDDKSSGKEVSSSETNKKEIEKQDVETQILWKKVLPEAAYLRLKESEAGLHLKSPDELIDMAHKYYADTALPKLVADFGSLELSPVDGRTLTDFMHTRGLQMCSLGRVVELADKLPHVQSLCIHEMVVRAYKHILQAVVAAVDNIANVAASIASCLNVLLGTPSAENGDSDDDLKWKWIETFLSKRFGWQWKDESRQDLRKFAILRGLCHKVGLELVPKDYDVDSPFPFKKSDIISMVPVYKHVACSSADGRTLLESSKTSLDKGKLEDAVNYGTKALSKLVSVCGPYHRMTAGAYSLLAVVLYHTGDFNQATIYQQKALDINERELGLDHPDTMKSYGDLAVFYYRLQHTELALKYVNRALYLLHLTCGPSHPNTAATYINVAMMEEGLGNVHVALRYLHEALKCNQRLLGADHIQTAASYHAIAIALSLMEAYSLSVQHEQTTLQILQSKLGPDDLRTQDAAAWLEYFESKALEQQEAARNGTPKPDASISSKGHLSVSDLLDYIAPDAEMKAREAQKKQARAKVKGKAGQNGGIATDEFEKDELLSPNSPVVENSSDKENKSEIDNKQELQIVDSTPKQSDHILVEQTLVEKNDDVIQEDTSEEGWQEALPKGRSMMGRKLSSSRRPNLAKLNTNFANASHLPRARGKATNFTSPRSSPNESATSSTPSPASKKFVKSAGFSPKVNSASSPAASNPKSAPISPAPTEQIVKTNSIVSSISVQAAGKLFSYKEVALAPPGTIVKAVAEQLPKDNSSEQNKETVATDSTLPTTARNSDGEQAQKVSEEKQHNDSGGQTNQEVNDPQQSKEGLISAKSSEGTKTDTSGEKEGDVVTASEVKTAAKNKGVDSANSSVTGIQNDDSSTDANVTPKVDMPESKADKIPDTSSDFEPAADSATEKDASLTNAEAAVEERNDDEPTENASTVPTESDKQGDSETAKETAKKLSAAAPPFNPSTVPVFGTIPAAGFKEHGGILPPPVNIPPLLTVNPVRRSPHQSATARVPYGPRLSGGYGRSGNRVPRNKPVFLNGEHNGDASHFTTLRIMNPHAAEFVPGQPWVPNGFPVAPNGYMASSNGMPVSPNGYAISPNSIPVSPDGSPASLNDMPTTQNDLPVSPVEAGESPSAVIVEGAAENHEMAEADGTDVEPSSSLVTADTGSQQITQDQEEDGAKLQSDMPKDVDKSQCENGEKSGDTAAPSDEITASKETCNTVSPEEKATKRWGDYSDGENEVVEVAS; encoded by the exons ATGAAAGCTTTCACCGAGCACAATAAG TTTGGGAACCTTCCTTATGGTTTTCGAGCAAACACATGGGTTGTCCCTCCTTTTGTTGCCGACAATCCGGCTACTTTTCCTCCACTTCCAATGGAAGATGAGAATTGGGGAGGAAATGGAGGTGGACAAGGAAGAGATGGTAAGCATGATCATAGGCCATGGGCGAAGGAATTTGCTATTCTTGCAGCAATGCCTTGTAAAACGGCAGAAGAAAGGCAAATACGAGATAGGAAAGCGTTTCTACTTCACAGTCTATTCGTCGATGTGTCAGTTCTCAAAGCTGTTGCTGCCATAAAGCATCTAGCGGACAACAGCCAAAATGGAACAAATCATTCTAGTTCATACGAGGAAAGAATTGGAGATCTTCTAATCAGTGTGACAAAAGACATTTCAGATGCAAGCAAGAAATTGGACAACAAAAATGACGGGAATCAGGTGCTGAGCATGTCCGCGGAGGAGCTTGCGAAGAGAAATTTGTTAAAAGGCATAACTGCAGATGAGAGTGCTACAGTTCAT GATACTTCTAccttgggtgtagtggtggttaGACACTGCGGCTACACAGCTATCATAAAAGTTGCAGCTGAGGTGAACTGGGGTCCTAATCCCATTCCTCAGGACATTGAAATAGATGACCAGGCGGAGGGAGGTGCCAATGCATTAAACGTTAACAG CTTGAGAATGCTATTGCACAAGTCATCAACACCTCAGTCATCTAGCCAAGTACATAAATTACATGGTGCAGATGTCGAAGACGTTGTGGCTGCTAAGCCTTTAGTAAGACAGGTGCTCAGTGAAAGCTTGCACAAGTTACAGGAAGAAGAAAGCAAACAAGTGAAATCTATTAGATGGGAGTTGGGTGCATGTTGGGTGCAACATTTGCAAAATCAGGCCTCCACGAAAGCTGAAGCAAAAAAAACCAATGAAGCTAAAGTAGAGCCGGCGGTAAAGGGTCTCGGGAAACATGGTGGCCTACTGAAGGATATTAAGAAGAAATCAGATGACAAGAGTTCAGGAAAGGAAGTTTCTTCAAGTGAAACTAACAAGAAGGAAATAGAGAAACAAGACGTGGAAACACAGATTCTTTGGAAAAAGGTGCTACCTGAAGCAGCATATTTGCGCCTAAAAGAATCAGAAGCTGGTCTTCACCTTAAG TCACCTGATGAGTTGATTGATATGGCACATAAATACTATGCTGATACTGCCCTTCCAAAACTG GTTGCTGATTTCGGGTCGCTGGAGCTTTCACCTGTCGATGGAAGGACACTGACAGATTTCATGCACACCAGGGGTTTGCAAATGTGCTCCTTGGGGCGCGTG GTGGAACTTGCAGACAAGCTTCCTCATGTGCAATCTCTTTGTATTCACGAGATGGTCGTTAGAGCTTACAAACACATACTGCAGGCTGTTGTGGCAGCAGTTGATAATATTGCTAATGTGGCTGCATCAATAGCTTCTTGTTTAAATGTATTGCTCGGGACGCCATCTGCAGAAAATGGTGATTCAGATGATGACTTGAAATGGAAATGGATTGAAACTTTTCTTTCGAAGAGGTTTGGGTGGCAGTGGAAGGATGAAAGTCGGCAGGACCTTAGAAAATTTGCCATTCTTCGAGGTCTTTGCCATAAG GTAGGACTTGAGCTTGTTCCCAAAGATTATGATGTGGACTCTCCATTTCCTTTCAAGAAGTCGGATATCATAAGCATGGTCCCCGTGTACAAG CATGTTGCGTGCTCGTCAGCGGATGGGCGTACGCTGCTGGAATCATCAAAAACTTCCCTCGACAAAGGCAAGCTGGAGGATGCTGTAAACTATGGAACTAAG GCACTCTCAAAACTCGTGTCTGTCTGTGGTCCTTACCATCGAATGACAGCTGGTGCATACAGTCTCTTAGCGGTGGTACTCTACCACACCGGAGATTTTAATCAG GCTACCATTTATCAACAAAAAGCATTGGATATTAATGAAAGAGAACTTGGACTTGACCACCCAGATACAATGAAGAGTTATGGAGATTTGGCAGTTTTCTACTACCGACTTCAACACACAGAGTTGGCATTAAA GTATGTCAATCGTGCCCTCTATCTTTTGCATCTTACTTGTGGACCTTCACATCCAAATACCGCTGCGACATATATAAACGTAGCAATGATGGAAGAAGGTCTCGGAAATGTCCATGTTGCACTTAGGTATCTTCACGAGGCTCTTAAGTGTAACCAGAGACTTCTTGGAGCGGACCACATTCAA ACTGCTGCCAGCTATCATGCAATTGCAATTGCTCTTTCTTTAATGGAAGCATATTCCTTGAGCGTTCAGCATGAACAAACTACGCTTCAGATACTACAATCTAAACTTGGACCTGATGATTTACGTACTCAG GATGCTGCTGCATGGCTTGAGTATTTCGAGTCCAAAGCTCTCGAGCAGCAAGAAGCTGCACGAAATGGTACCCCAAAGCCCGATGCCTCTATCTCTAGCAAAGGCCATCTAAG TGTCTCGGACTTGTTGGATTACATAGCTCCAGATGCAGAGATGAAGGCTAGAGAAGCCCAAAAGAAGCAAGCTCGCGCAAAG GTTAAAGGCAAAGCAGGGCAAAATGGGGGAATAGCTACGGATGAATTTGAGAAGGATGAACTTCTTTCTCCAAATAGTCCTGTTGTGGAGAACTCCAGTGATAAAGAGAACAAGTCTGAAATAGACAACAAACAGGAACTACAGATTGTAGACTCCACACCTAAGCAATCTGATCACATTTTGGTAGAACAGACACTAGTGGAGAAAAATGATGACGTGATACAAGAGGATACGTCTGAGGAAGGATGGCAAGAGGCTTTACCCAAAGGCCGTTCAATGATGGGGCGTAAGCTTTCTAGTTCTAGGAGACCTAACCTTGCAAAACTTAACACCAACTTTGCGAATGCTTCCCATTTACCAAGAGCTCGAGGTAAAGCCACTAATTTTACATCTCCAAGATCGAGTCCAAATGAATCTGCAACATCGTCTACGCCATCTCCTGCTTCAAAGAAGTTTGTTAAAAGTGCTGGTTTCAGCCCTAAGGTAAACAGTGCTTCTTCACCAGCTGCTTCTAATCCCAAATCGGCACCCATCAGCCCTGCTCCAACAGAACAAATTGTCAAAACCAATTCGATTGTCAGCTCAATCAGCGTTCAGGCAGCTGGAAAATTATTCTCTTACAAAGAAGTTGCTTTAGCTCCACCCGGTACAATTGTAAAAGCAGTGGCAGAGCAATTGCCAAAGGACAATAGTTCAGAACAAAACAAGGAGACTGTGGCAACAGATTCAACGCTGCCGACAACAGCGAGAAACAGTGATGGAGAGCAGGCTCAGAAAGTCAGTGAAGAGAAGCAACATAATGATTCTGGTGGACAAACCAATCAAGAAGTCAATGACCCTCAACAAAGTAAAGAAGGACTTATATCAGCCAAATCTTCGGAGGGTACAAAAACTGACACTTCTGGAGAGAAGGAAGGAGATGTCGTCACAGCTTCAGAAGTAAAGACTGCTGCTAAAAACAAAGGAGTAGACTCAGCAAATAGCTCTGTCACGGGGATCCAAAATGATGATTCTTCCACTGATGCAAATGTAACTCCCAAAGTCGATATGCCAGAAAGCAAAGCTGATAAAATCCCCGACACCTCTTCTGATTTTGAACCTGCTGCTGATTCGGCAACAGAGAAGGATGCTAGTCTTACAAATGCAGAAGCTGCAGTGGAAGAGAGAAATGATGATGAACCTACCGAAAATGCTAGTACTGTGCCTACTGAATCAGATAAGCAAGGTGATTCTGAGACTGCAAAAGAAACAGCCAAGAAACTTTCGGCCGCTGCACCTCCATTTAATCCATCGACTGTTCCAGTTTTTGGCACTATCCCAGCAGCAGGTTTCAAGGAGCATGGAGGAATATTACCCCCTCCTGTGAATATCCCTCCTCTGCTTACTGTGAATCCTGTTCGTAGATCACCACATCAGTCAGCAACAGCAAGAGTTCCGTATGGCCCACGCTTGTCAGGTGGCTATGGTAGGTCTGGAAATCGAGTTCCACGAAACAAGCCTGTTTTTCTCAATGGTGAACATAATGGAGATGCGAGTCATTTCACTACTCTTCGAATCATGAACCCACATGCAGCCGAGTTTGTCCCTGGTCAACCATGGGTTCCAAATGGCTTTCCGGTCGCTCCAAATGGTTACATGGCTTCCTCAAATGGTATGCCTGTTTCACCAAATGGATATGCCATATCACCAAATAGCATACCAGTGTCGCCAGATGGTTCTCCAGCATCTTTGAACGACATGCCAACAACTCAAAATGACCTTCCAGTTTCTCCGGTTGAGGCAGGAGAATCCCCTTCAGCTGTAATTGTGGAAGGTGCTGCTGAAAACCACGAGATGGCAGAGGCTGATGGGACCGACGTGGAACCCTCCAGTAGTTTGGTAACAGCCGACACAGGAAGTCAGCAGATCACACAGGATCAGGAAGAAGATGGGGCAAAACTGCAATCTGACATGCCTAAAGATGTTGACAAATCACAATGTGAAAATGGAGAAAAGTCTGGAGATACAGCTGCACCATCTGATGAGATTACTGCTTCAAAAGAAACATGCAACACTGTTTCCCCTGAGGAGAAAGCAACCAAGCGTTGGGGAGATTATAGTGATGGTGAAAATGAGGTTGTTGAGGTAGCAAGTTGA